In Oryza sativa Japonica Group chromosome 3, ASM3414082v1, one DNA window encodes the following:
- the LOC4334781 gene encoding uncharacterized protein: MIQLLFLVVLAEAAVALLLMVKVGPLREVAMRGVEQAKTGKGPATVKTLACTLSVILMSSVASILKIQNRGLKLGTVSPMDQVLWRTHLLEASLIGFTLFLAFVIDRLHHYLRKLITLRKAANTSREEVEKLQMENRLFREKEEKSSSEIKKLHQEIAKLNESMKKLKSESEDHERKVLEAEAHVNALQKQSEELLLEYDRLLEDNQILQSQLHYKG, encoded by the exons ATGATTCAGCTGCTGTTCTTGGTGGTgttggcggaggcggcggtggcgctgctgCTGATGGTGAAGGTGGGGCCGCTGCGGGAGGTGGCGATGCGCGGCGTGGAGCAGGCGAAGACGGGGAAGGGCCCGGCGACGGTGAAGACGCTGGCCTGCACGCTCTCGGTGATCCTCATGTCCAGCGTCGCCAGCATCCTCAAGATCCAGAACAGGGGCCTCAAGCTCGGCACCGTCAGCCCCATGGACCAGGTGCTATGGCGGACTCACCTCCTCGAGGCCTCCCTCATCG GATTTACTCTATTCCTTGCATTTGTCATTGACCGGTTGCACCACTACCTCCGAAAACTGATTACACTGAGGAAAGCAGCCAACACATCAAGAGAGGAGGTCGAGAAACTTCAAATGGAGAACCGGTTATTCCGTGAAAAGGAGGAGAAATCTTCCAGTGAAATCAAGAAGCTCCACCAGGAGATTGCTAAGCTAAACGAGAGTATGAAGAAGCTGAAATCGGAGTCTGAAGATCACGAGAGGAAGGTGTTGGAAGCGGAGGCCCATGTGAACGCCCTACAGAAGCAGTCGGAGGAGCTTCTCCTGGAGTACGACAGGTTGCTGGAAGACAACCAGATTCTACAATCTCAGCTTCACTACAAAGGCTGA